In a single window of the Bacteroides acidifaciens genome:
- a CDS encoding DUF3868 domain-containing protein: MKTKTLILLGLLICNLLPAQNVKLDIKPHFLGVRADSLLLSMDVSVEIEDMNPKNAVILTPVLTGQDHRIQLPAIQLNGKQKQKLYLRNQILRKKKGSKADDAAYLVAGIDDSHSRTINYRTALPAENWMNDATLYLRRTIVRPEGEQTLKDTLIIAPQYAVLPPNMGNTAIQEVSSAATADNSTTPSVVPTSKKTRYKGSYVSPSSDDVDIRNQKELNFNLEEAKIMADINPQMLSLRELYTVALSYADNKAKFYQIINISVKLYPVHPVANLNAAAAAIEQGDTKSASKFLSMALHEGLAYKSCRGVYELMTGNTYEGIRILKAAKAEGSEEAAYNLNVFFENNKRH, from the coding sequence ATGAAAACGAAAACACTCATCTTGCTCGGTCTATTGATATGTAATCTGCTTCCGGCACAGAACGTCAAGCTGGATATCAAGCCCCATTTCCTGGGAGTACGGGCAGACTCATTACTCCTTTCGATGGACGTATCGGTAGAAATCGAGGATATGAACCCGAAGAATGCCGTCATACTGACACCTGTCCTGACCGGGCAAGACCACAGAATACAATTACCGGCCATCCAACTGAACGGCAAACAGAAGCAGAAATTATATTTGCGCAACCAGATACTGCGCAAGAAGAAGGGCAGTAAGGCAGACGACGCTGCCTATCTTGTAGCTGGTATCGACGATAGCCATTCACGCACCATCAATTACCGCACCGCATTGCCGGCAGAAAACTGGATGAACGACGCCACGCTCTATTTGAGAAGAACGATTGTCAGACCCGAAGGCGAACAGACACTGAAAGATACGCTAATCATCGCACCGCAATATGCAGTGCTTCCACCGAATATGGGCAATACGGCTATCCAGGAAGTCTCCTCTGCGGCAACAGCAGACAACAGCACAACTCCTTCTGTTGTCCCAACAAGCAAAAAAACGAGGTATAAAGGTTCGTATGTCTCGCCGTCATCGGATGATGTGGATATCCGCAATCAGAAAGAGTTGAACTTCAATCTTGAGGAAGCCAAGATTATGGCTGACATCAATCCGCAGATGTTATCACTCCGCGAACTGTACACGGTAGCCTTATCATATGCGGATAATAAGGCGAAGTTTTATCAGATTATCAATATCAGCGTGAAACTGTATCCTGTACACCCCGTTGCCAACCTCAATGCGGCGGCTGCCGCCATTGAGCAGGGAGATACGAAATCCGCAAGCAAGTTTCTTTCCATGGCATTGCACGAGGGACTTGCCTACAAGAGTTGCCGGGGTGTATATGAGTTGATGACCGGAAATACATACGAAGGCATCCGCATACTGAAAGCCGCTAAGGCGGAAGGTTCCGAGGAAGCTGCATACAATCTGAATGTTTTTTTTGAAAATAATAAACGGCATTAA
- a CDS encoding glycoside hydrolase family 88 protein: MKSNILVRTCIGLFLFSVFACVGVKGQKDFISTNIEHAAIQYSLQMDALEKNDKILIPRTVNAKGNMVYARRGWDWTLGFFPGSLWYLYNLTGNEYWKQKAEKCTEYLYKEQYNTSHHDIGFIIGCSFLNGLRLGGKEEYTSVVVQAAKSLSTRFRPNADVIQSWNADKGRPLKMGWKCPVIIDNLMNLELLFEATRLSGDSTYYNIAVSHADKTLKNHFREDGSSYHVVDYNPETGEVLKRCTAQGYSDDSAWARGQAWAIYGYTMCYRYTHRLAYLNQAKKVYEFIFTNSNLPEDLIPYWDFDALNIPKEPRDVSAAAITASALYELSVFSNNKEYKETADKIMKILSSPAYRAEIGENHCFLLMHSVGSFPDCAEIDVPLSYADYYYLEALRRKRDWGK; the protein is encoded by the coding sequence ATGAAAAGTAATATTTTAGTTCGTACGTGTATTGGTCTTTTTCTCTTTTCAGTGTTTGCTTGTGTGGGAGTTAAAGGACAGAAAGATTTTATTTCAACGAACATTGAGCATGCCGCTATTCAATATAGTTTGCAGATGGATGCTCTTGAAAAGAATGATAAAATCTTAATTCCTCGTACCGTGAACGCTAAGGGCAATATGGTGTATGCACGTCGTGGCTGGGATTGGACGCTTGGCTTCTTCCCGGGAAGTCTTTGGTATTTGTATAATCTCACTGGTAATGAATATTGGAAGCAGAAAGCAGAGAAATGTACCGAATACCTATATAAAGAACAATATAATACTTCGCATCATGATATTGGTTTTATTATAGGTTGTAGTTTCCTCAATGGTTTGCGTTTAGGAGGTAAGGAGGAGTATACGTCGGTCGTGGTACAGGCTGCCAAATCTTTGTCTACACGTTTTCGTCCGAATGCGGATGTCATTCAATCTTGGAATGCTGACAAAGGACGCCCGTTAAAGATGGGATGGAAATGTCCAGTGATTATTGATAATTTGATGAATCTGGAACTTTTGTTTGAAGCTACCCGGTTGTCCGGTGACTCTACCTATTATAATATTGCCGTTTCACATGCTGATAAAACCTTGAAGAACCATTTCCGGGAAGATGGAAGTTCGTATCATGTGGTAGATTACAATCCGGAAACAGGAGAAGTGCTTAAACGTTGTACGGCACAGGGATATTCAGATGATTCGGCATGGGCACGAGGGCAGGCTTGGGCTATTTATGGCTATACTATGTGTTATCGGTATACACATCGTCTGGCATATTTAAATCAGGCTAAGAAAGTATATGAGTTTATATTTACCAATTCAAATCTTCCTGAAGATTTGATACCTTACTGGGACTTTGATGCGCTGAATATTCCCAAAGAACCGAGGGATGTGTCAGCGGCCGCTATTACAGCTTCGGCGCTGTATGAGCTAAGTGTCTTCTCAAATAATAAGGAATATAAGGAAACAGCGGATAAGATAATGAAAATTCTGTCTTCTCCCGCTTATCGTGCAGAAATCGGTGAAAATCATTGTTTTCTACTGATGCATTCCGTAGGTAGTTTCCCAGATTGCGCTGAGATAGACGTTCCTCTGAGTTATGCTGACTATTATTATCTGGAGGCTTTAAGACGTAAAAGGGATTGGGGAAAATAG
- a CDS encoding tyrosine-type DNA invertase cluster 3b produces MKQKSNKNGFIVCAKAYIRKLQEEGRYSTAHVYKNAVLSFTKFCETPGVSFAQITRDSLRRYGQYLHEYGLKPNTVSTYMRMLRSIYNRGVEAGIARFIPRLFRDVYTGVDVRQKKALPPDELHTLLYKTPQSEHLTRTQAIARLMFQFCGMPFSDFAHMEKSALEQNVLRYNRIKTGTPISLEILDMSKKEMNKLRNNTAPRDNYPDYLFNIMKGDKPRKDERVYKEYQSALRRFNNQLKSLSRELRLKSPVTSYTIRHSWATNAKYQGISIEMISESLGHKSIKTTQTYLKGFGLKERTDANKLNCYYIASYSGESH; encoded by the coding sequence ATGAAACAGAAAAGCAACAAAAATGGATTTATCGTATGTGCCAAAGCGTACATACGGAAGCTACAGGAAGAAGGGCGCTATTCGACAGCGCACGTGTACAAGAACGCAGTTCTCTCATTCACCAAGTTCTGTGAGACGCCTGGCGTATCATTCGCACAAATCACCCGCGACAGCTTGCGGCGCTACGGGCAATATCTTCACGAATACGGGTTGAAGCCGAATACTGTCTCCACCTATATGCGCATGCTGCGCAGCATTTACAACCGCGGTGTGGAAGCTGGTATCGCCCGTTTTATCCCCCGGTTATTTCGTGATGTGTACACAGGAGTAGATGTACGACAGAAGAAAGCACTGCCACCCGACGAATTGCATACGCTTCTCTACAAAACTCCCCAGTCCGAACACTTGACCCGTACACAAGCCATCGCACGACTGATGTTCCAGTTCTGCGGCATGCCGTTCTCTGACTTTGCGCATATGGAGAAATCAGCACTTGAACAGAACGTTCTTAGATACAACCGTATAAAGACAGGAACGCCTATAAGCCTTGAAATATTGGATATGTCGAAGAAGGAAATGAACAAACTACGCAACAACACTGCGCCGAGAGATAATTATCCCGATTATCTGTTCAATATCATGAAAGGCGACAAGCCGCGGAAAGACGAGAGAGTTTATAAAGAATACCAATCGGCACTCCGCCGGTTCAACAACCAACTGAAAAGCCTGTCGAGAGAATTGCGACTGAAATCACCTGTCACTTCATATACTATCCGCCACTCCTGGGCAACAAACGCAAAGTATCAGGGAATCTCCATCGAGATGATTAGTGAATCACTAGGGCACAAATCAATCAAGACCACACAGACCTACCTGAAAGGCTTCGGATTGAAAGAAAGGACAGATGCCAACAAATTGAATTGTTATTACATAGCATCTTACAGCGGAGAGAGCCATTAA
- the recO gene encoding DNA repair protein RecO, with the protein MLQKTKGIVLHTLKYNDTSIIVDMYTELSGRASFFVAVPRSRKAAVKSVLFQPLSFIEFEADYRPNATLYRVKEAKSFYPFSSIPYDPYKSSMALFLAEFLYRAVREEAENRPLFAYLQHSIIWLDECSEGFANFHLVFLMRLSRFLGLYPNLDDYHTGDYFDLLNACFTSIRPQLHSSYINPEEAGRLRQLMRMNYETMHLFGMSRAERTRCLTTINDYYSLHLPDFPALKSLEVLKELFD; encoded by the coding sequence ATGCTGCAAAAAACAAAAGGAATAGTTCTTCATACGTTAAAATATAATGATACGTCTATCATTGTAGATATGTATACGGAGTTGTCCGGCAGGGCTTCTTTTTTTGTGGCAGTACCCCGTTCGCGAAAGGCTGCGGTGAAATCTGTTCTGTTTCAGCCGTTATCTTTTATCGAATTTGAAGCGGATTACAGACCGAATGCTACACTCTATCGGGTGAAGGAGGCGAAGTCTTTTTATCCTTTTTCGTCCATTCCTTATGACCCGTATAAGTCTTCGATGGCGCTTTTCTTGGCTGAATTTCTTTATCGGGCTGTCCGCGAAGAGGCGGAGAACCGTCCGTTGTTTGCCTATCTGCAACATTCTATTATTTGGCTGGACGAGTGTAGCGAGGGCTTTGCCAATTTCCATCTGGTCTTTCTGATGAGGCTTTCCCGATTTTTGGGGCTTTATCCTAATCTCGACGATTATCATACCGGTGATTATTTCGACTTGCTGAATGCTTGTTTCACTTCGATTCGTCCTCAGTTACATTCATCTTATATTAATCCTGAAGAAGCCGGGCGACTTCGGCAACTGATGCGTATGAATTATGAGACGATGCATCTTTTCGGCATGAGCCGTGCGGAACGCACCCGCTGTCTGACTACTATCAATGATTATTATAGCCTGCATTTGCCGGACTTCCCGGCTTTGAAATCACTGGAAGTACTGAAGGAATTGTTTGATTAA
- a CDS encoding DUF3575 domain-containing protein, protein MRYILLLFLLFGCLDGYSQKVAVRLNTLPAIDGAFGAGISYAIGNKSTVELAGSLRPWKRSEMYVNRYWVIQPEYKYWTCQKFNGLSWGIYLNGAQFNVGGKKLPFGIFSDLKKYRYEGWLIGGGISCGYHWMLNDHWNVETSLGVGYDYIHYKQYNCVRKCAGVRNKGHHHYIGPAKASISLVYLF, encoded by the coding sequence ATGAGATATATTTTACTCCTGTTCCTATTATTTGGTTGTCTTGACGGTTATTCGCAGAAAGTAGCCGTCAGACTCAACACACTTCCCGCCATTGACGGAGCTTTCGGAGCCGGAATCTCTTATGCCATAGGGAATAAAAGCACCGTCGAACTGGCAGGAAGCCTGCGACCATGGAAACGGAGCGAGATGTACGTGAACCGTTATTGGGTGATTCAACCCGAATATAAATATTGGACTTGCCAGAAGTTTAACGGCCTGTCTTGGGGAATCTATCTCAATGGAGCGCAATTCAATGTCGGTGGGAAAAAGCTGCCTTTTGGTATATTCTCTGACCTGAAGAAGTACCGGTATGAAGGGTGGCTTATAGGAGGCGGCATTAGCTGCGGCTACCATTGGATGCTGAACGATCATTGGAATGTGGAAACGAGCTTAGGAGTGGGATACGATTATATTCATTATAAACAATACAACTGCGTCAGGAAATGTGCCGGAGTACGTAACAAAGGACATCATCATTACATAGGGCCTGCCAAAGCCTCAATAAGTTTAGTTTATCTATTTTAA
- a CDS encoding DUF3575 domain-containing protein, translated as MTHKPDTAKYSHPFAGGRWKFATSIKQMPVVLFIFIGFILPASNLCGQNIAVKSNLLYDLTSSFNLGGEIRCDDTHTLSLSVNYNPWSFSNNKKMKHFLVQPEYRKWFNEAFAGSFIGLQLHYALFNFGGMLPWGFGDGKMLGVENRHITNNRYQGNLAGFGISYGYQWMISPQWNLEAGIALGYAHLNYKRYGQSAGAPLIEKSNCNYWGATQIGISVVYFIQ; from the coding sequence ATGACACACAAACCTGATACAGCTAAATACTCGCACCCGTTCGCGGGCGGAAGATGGAAGTTTGCGACAAGCATAAAACAAATGCCGGTCGTCCTTTTCATCTTTATCGGATTCATCCTGCCTGCATCCAACCTATGTGGACAGAACATAGCCGTCAAGAGCAATCTGCTCTATGACCTTACCAGTTCATTCAATCTCGGAGGTGAAATACGCTGTGACGATACACATACCCTCAGTCTTTCCGTCAATTACAATCCGTGGAGTTTCAGCAACAATAAGAAAATGAAGCATTTCCTCGTGCAACCGGAATACCGTAAATGGTTCAACGAAGCATTCGCAGGAAGCTTTATCGGGCTACAGCTTCATTATGCCTTATTCAATTTCGGCGGAATGCTTCCCTGGGGATTCGGAGATGGAAAGATGCTGGGTGTAGAGAACCGACACATCACCAACAACCGCTATCAAGGCAATCTGGCGGGGTTCGGCATTTCCTACGGTTACCAATGGATGATTAGCCCGCAATGGAATCTGGAAGCGGGTATCGCATTGGGATACGCCCATCTCAATTACAAACGCTACGGGCAATCCGCAGGCGCTCCCCTGATAGAAAAGTCAAATTGCAACTATTGGGGAGCTACGCAAATAGGAATATCAGTCGTGTATTTCATCCAATAA
- a CDS encoding two-component regulator propeller domain-containing protein → MRNKIFLICYFLCVHILTCSTQSISFRHLTTDNGLSHNSIISIYQDERGFMWFGTRNGVSLYNGKYFKIYQKEKNNSNSILYNDIYHITGDHNGHVYIMTNRGISAYDIEKGQFTPIIKKSTRAEFFSKYLYVATSNQIFKYDGIKFDLFYKMTQNNSVIQRLYVYNDSVFIGTNKGLYILDPQKTLTQPIKEGNISDIIRDSSGYYWITTKSGHGVYCIQGKQINIFLYEADDPSTISSNYTHRCCEDKQGNIWIGTFNGLNKYDKQTKKFTRYEKKENSKSLSNSSIWGLYCDLQGTIWVGTYSGGINYFNPQKQIYREYQASSKEKEGLSSPIVKRMTEDDEGNLWIGTEKGGINKYIPTTQTYQWYTNKNTPNNYTGNVRAIYYDSIQKVVWTGIHLEGLNKLDLKTGHSTNYKYKKGDRTSIPSNLIEDILPYQEQLILATNNGIGLFNPATGTCKPLFHDEVALNNTISTFGLTLDHKGILWITNNNNGACAYNFNTQKLSIYKHKSANEHSISSNSVNSIYEDSQNRLWFCTNENGLDLYRRETDDFENFDMSKNGLASNIIYNICELSPNRLLITTDKGFSILDYQQKKFKNYEELPLSCINENALYKNKKGEIFIGGTTGIISFFEKELEESPRSYRIYPFRLIVNGKDINVGDKDSILTRDITYSPKITLKSNQNIFSIEYTTTDYIPFNKDKIIYRLEGFSNAWNSLEQNVITYTNLNPGKYTLVVKAKDINESLVPPSRLQIEILPPFYRTIWAYLVYLICIVGIAYYLIRAYHHRIQLQESLKYEKKHAEDIEKLNQAKLRFFTNISHEFRTPLTLIIGQMEMLLQIRSIAPNVYNKILGVYKSCLQLRELITELLDFRKQEQGYMTIKVSEHNVVDFVYEHYLLFQEYAVQRQITFNFEKSSDTINLWYDAKQMQKVINNLISNAFKHTNAGGIISISVRKRNQEVLIDVTDNGSGIAAKDINNIFTRFYQTEQLDSLFYVGTGIGLSLSKGIVELHHGSIEVSSELGEGTTFCIHLKTGNEHFTSEQFCETKDTFAFNEINELNAEFQQSLLFEQTASNNDSRLKEKEYKILIVEDNDSLKEMISKIFEEFYIVITASNGKEGLEKVRSENPNIVLSDIIMPEMSGTELCQAIKADFDTCHIPVVLLTAKTAIEHNLEGLRMGADDYITKPFNINILLSRCNNLVNNRIMLQEKFSKLPQENIQILTNNVMDKKFMDKVMEIIEQEMENGDFNVDMLATQMSISRTKLFSKLKAITGQTPADFIMTLRLKRAAFLLKNNMELNIAEISDQVGFNVPKYFSKCFKERYHITPQTYRKGDIPLSENEETTNNLDSKMQN, encoded by the coding sequence ATGAGAAACAAAATCTTTTTAATCTGTTACTTCCTATGTGTACACATACTTACATGTAGTACACAAAGCATATCTTTCCGACATTTGACTACCGATAATGGTTTATCACACAACTCCATTATTTCTATATATCAGGATGAACGAGGATTTATGTGGTTCGGTACACGAAATGGAGTCAGTTTATATAATGGAAAATATTTCAAAATTTATCAAAAGGAGAAAAACAACTCAAATAGTATCTTATACAATGATATTTATCACATCACAGGAGATCATAACGGCCACGTTTATATCATGACTAACAGAGGGATTTCCGCTTATGACATAGAAAAAGGGCAATTTACTCCTATCATAAAGAAAAGCACACGGGCAGAATTCTTTTCTAAATATCTATACGTTGCCACTTCAAACCAAATATTCAAGTACGATGGAATAAAATTCGATTTGTTCTATAAGATGACTCAAAATAATAGCGTTATTCAAAGATTATACGTATATAACGACTCTGTCTTCATAGGAACCAATAAAGGGCTTTATATACTCGACCCACAAAAGACACTAACCCAACCTATCAAAGAAGGAAATATCTCCGATATCATCAGAGATTCTTCCGGTTACTATTGGATAACGACCAAATCAGGACACGGAGTGTACTGCATACAAGGCAAACAGATAAACATTTTTTTGTATGAAGCGGATGATCCTTCCACCATCAGTTCCAACTATACACACAGGTGTTGCGAAGACAAACAAGGAAATATATGGATAGGAACTTTCAACGGACTTAACAAGTATGACAAACAAACCAAAAAGTTCACCCGTTACGAGAAAAAAGAAAATAGCAAAAGCTTGAGCAACTCTTCTATTTGGGGGTTATATTGCGACTTACAAGGAACCATCTGGGTAGGAACATACTCCGGTGGAATCAACTATTTCAATCCACAGAAGCAAATTTATCGTGAGTATCAAGCCTCTTCCAAGGAAAAAGAAGGTTTAAGTTCCCCTATCGTTAAACGTATGACTGAGGACGACGAGGGGAATTTATGGATAGGTACAGAGAAAGGGGGAATTAATAAATACATCCCAACTACCCAAACCTATCAATGGTATACAAATAAAAACACTCCCAACAATTATACAGGAAATGTAAGAGCAATCTACTACGACTCCATACAAAAAGTAGTGTGGACTGGTATTCATCTGGAAGGACTTAACAAATTGGATTTAAAAACCGGCCATTCTACCAATTATAAATATAAGAAAGGTGATAGAACATCTATTCCATCCAATCTTATTGAAGATATTTTACCCTATCAAGAACAATTAATTTTAGCAACTAACAACGGAATCGGTCTATTCAATCCTGCAACCGGAACATGTAAACCATTGTTCCACGATGAAGTGGCACTCAACAATACTATATCCACCTTTGGATTAACCCTCGACCACAAAGGTATTTTATGGATAACCAATAATAACAATGGAGCCTGCGCCTATAACTTCAATACTCAAAAGCTGTCAATATACAAACATAAAAGCGCCAATGAACACAGCATCAGCAGTAACAGCGTCAATTCCATCTATGAAGACAGTCAAAACAGGTTATGGTTTTGCACTAATGAAAATGGACTGGATTTATACCGTAGAGAAACGGACGACTTCGAAAACTTTGATATGAGCAAAAACGGCCTGGCAAGTAATATTATTTACAACATTTGTGAATTATCCCCCAATAGGCTACTTATAACTACCGACAAAGGGTTCTCCATATTAGACTATCAACAAAAAAAATTCAAAAATTATGAAGAACTCCCATTAAGCTGTATTAACGAGAATGCACTTTACAAAAATAAAAAAGGAGAAATTTTCATTGGAGGAACCACTGGAATTATTTCGTTCTTTGAGAAAGAACTTGAAGAGTCTCCTCGTTCTTACCGTATATATCCATTCCGACTTATCGTGAACGGAAAAGACATCAATGTAGGAGATAAAGACAGCATATTGACTAGAGACATAACTTATTCTCCAAAAATCACTCTTAAATCTAATCAAAATATATTCAGTATTGAGTATACCACAACAGACTACATACCTTTCAATAAAGATAAAATCATATACCGTCTGGAAGGTTTCTCTAATGCATGGAACAGTCTGGAACAAAACGTTATTACGTACACCAACTTAAACCCTGGTAAATATACATTAGTTGTCAAAGCCAAAGACATCAATGAAAGTCTAGTTCCACCAAGCAGATTGCAGATAGAGATCTTACCTCCTTTCTATCGTACGATATGGGCATACCTAGTATATCTCATATGTATTGTAGGTATTGCATATTACCTTATACGCGCCTACCATCACCGGATCCAGCTACAAGAATCGCTGAAGTATGAAAAAAAGCATGCTGAGGATATCGAAAAACTCAACCAAGCCAAACTACGCTTCTTCACAAACATTTCACATGAGTTCCGCACCCCTCTTACACTCATCATCGGACAAATGGAAATGTTATTACAGATACGTTCCATCGCTCCCAATGTCTATAACAAAATACTGGGAGTGTACAAGAGTTGTTTACAGCTGAGGGAGCTTATCACCGAATTACTTGACTTTCGCAAGCAGGAACAAGGTTACATGACTATCAAGGTTAGCGAGCACAATGTTGTGGACTTCGTATATGAACATTATCTACTCTTTCAGGAATATGCAGTACAACGCCAGATTACTTTCAACTTCGAAAAGAGTAGTGATACCATCAATTTATGGTACGATGCCAAGCAGATGCAAAAAGTGATAAACAATCTTATCTCCAACGCCTTTAAACACACAAACGCGGGAGGAATAATTTCCATATCTGTCCGGAAAAGAAATCAGGAAGTCCTCATTGACGTAACAGACAATGGTTCGGGAATAGCAGCCAAAGACATCAACAATATCTTTACTCGTTTCTATCAAACGGAACAGTTGGATTCTCTGTTCTATGTAGGTACCGGTATCGGTCTTTCGCTTTCCAAAGGTATAGTCGAACTACATCATGGAAGTATTGAAGTTTCCAGCGAATTGGGAGAAGGAACCACTTTCTGCATACATCTGAAAACAGGAAATGAACACTTCACATCCGAACAGTTCTGTGAAACAAAAGATACATTTGCATTTAATGAAATTAACGAGTTAAATGCAGAGTTCCAGCAGTCTTTATTATTTGAACAAACGGCTTCAAACAACGATAGCCGACTAAAGGAAAAAGAATATAAAATTCTTATTGTAGAAGATAATGATTCATTAAAAGAAATGATATCTAAAATATTTGAAGAGTTCTATATTGTCATTACCGCCTCCAACGGCAAGGAAGGACTGGAGAAAGTACGATCCGAAAATCCCAATATCGTGCTCAGCGACATCATTATGCCGGAGATGTCCGGTACGGAACTTTGCCAAGCCATTAAAGCCGATTTTGACACCTGCCATATACCCGTAGTTCTACTCACAGCCAAAACTGCCATCGAACACAATCTGGAAGGATTAAGAATGGGAGCGGATGATTATATTACCAAACCATTTAACATCAACATCTTGTTGTCCCGCTGTAACAATCTGGTCAATAACCGAATCATGCTACAAGAAAAGTTCAGCAAACTGCCGCAAGAAAACATACAAATCCTGACCAACAATGTGATGGACAAAAAGTTCATGGATAAAGTTATGGAAATTATCGAACAGGAGATGGAGAATGGAGATTTCAATGTAGATATGCTGGCAACGCAAATGAGTATTTCGCGTACAAAGCTTTTCTCCAAGTTAAAAGCCATCACAGGACAGACACCTGCTGATTTCATTATGACCCTCCGCCTGAAACGTGCAGCATTCTTACTGAAGAACAACATGGAACTGAATATTGCAGAAATATCAGACCAGGTCGGTTTCAATGTACCCAAATATTTTAGTAAATGCTTCAAGGAAAGATATCACATCACCCCACAAACTTACCGGAAAGGCGATATCCCCCTCTCCGAAAATGAGGAAACAACCAATAATCTTGATTCCAAGATGCAAAACTAA